In Arthrobacter citreus, a genomic segment contains:
- a CDS encoding ATP-grasp fold amidoligase family protein, which produces MDYFEHMQLRLQGKESHVPARIGDKKLIRQFCDLIGVRTPAVHFRGLQRDLRTFDFPSEFVLKPAFASTSIGVMLLARDEGATFKNLINGDIIHLDTILETCKDIASRYYDDPGVGDFIVEELLRDENGSTPPQDIRFYAFQGEIGMILKEDHLSGSAAQAMYFDGEFLPFPDVKHRYSVAEKAKQLEAIVEAKTPTNWKQLLEVAKRVSTAVPTAFCRVDLYDTPTGVVLGEVTFFPGTFYYRDRKIMSQSEAERLGRMWDEAADRLSGSL; this is translated from the coding sequence ATGGATTATTTTGAACACATGCAGTTACGCCTTCAGGGCAAAGAGAGCCACGTACCGGCACGTATCGGCGATAAAAAACTCATACGTCAGTTTTGTGACCTGATCGGAGTCCGCACCCCGGCGGTACATTTCAGGGGATTACAACGGGACCTTAGAACATTTGACTTTCCATCTGAATTTGTGCTCAAGCCAGCGTTTGCGTCCACATCGATCGGCGTTATGTTACTCGCACGCGACGAAGGGGCAACATTCAAAAACTTGATAAATGGAGACATCATCCATCTTGACACCATTTTGGAGACGTGCAAAGACATAGCGTCTCGCTACTACGATGACCCAGGTGTGGGCGACTTCATCGTGGAGGAACTACTGAGGGATGAAAACGGTTCTACGCCGCCCCAAGATATCCGGTTCTATGCGTTCCAAGGCGAGATCGGGATGATTCTGAAAGAGGATCATCTTAGCGGGTCGGCAGCACAGGCGATGTACTTCGACGGAGAGTTTCTTCCCTTTCCGGACGTGAAGCATAGGTACTCTGTTGCTGAAAAAGCAAAACAGCTTGAAGCGATTGTAGAAGCAAAGACGCCCACAAACTGGAAGCAACTTCTTGAAGTAGCTAAACGGGTTTCTACAGCTGTCCCGACGGCATTCTGCAGGGTGGACTTATACGATACGCCCACAGGGGTTGTCCTCGGCGAAGTCACATTTTTTCCAGGCACCTTTTACTACCGTGACCGGAAGATCATGAGTCAGAGCGAAGCCGAGAGGCTCGGCAGAATGTGGGATGAGGCTGCGGACAGGCTCAGCGGATCGCTGTAG
- the thiL gene encoding thiamine-phosphate kinase codes for MPSNVPAVADLDEKSLLALIFPRLGKSHALLGPGDDAALISSPDGRTAISIDTLVQDADFRLTWPSGYRTSGFDVGWKCAAQNLSDINAMGGVATSLVVSLTLPGSTAVAWVEDLADGLAAAICELAGGTDRCSVVGGDLGRGREIVVTAAVTGDLQGRDPVLRSGARPGDQLAHAGSLGLAAGGLAVLDSNLSYAEMDETLLALVAAQCRPRPPLQQGPRAAAAGATAMLDISDGLVRDAGRIAHASAVGIDLDPAVLAPRAGCLEREAARVGADPLAWVLGGGEDHGLLATFPAGTLLPEGFQWLGTVHVGAGVTYGGEAPRIEGWDHFAG; via the coding sequence GTGCCCAGTAATGTGCCCGCAGTAGCGGACCTGGACGAAAAATCCTTACTTGCCCTGATTTTTCCTCGGTTGGGCAAGTCACATGCACTGCTGGGTCCCGGAGATGACGCGGCGCTCATTTCGTCGCCGGACGGACGCACCGCCATCTCGATCGATACTCTGGTCCAGGATGCCGACTTCCGGCTGACATGGCCGTCGGGGTACCGCACCAGCGGATTCGACGTCGGCTGGAAATGTGCCGCCCAGAACCTCTCCGACATCAACGCCATGGGCGGTGTCGCCACATCGCTGGTGGTGAGCCTGACCCTGCCCGGCAGCACTGCCGTGGCTTGGGTGGAAGACCTCGCTGACGGACTCGCAGCTGCCATCTGTGAGCTGGCCGGTGGCACCGACCGGTGTTCCGTCGTCGGCGGCGATCTCGGCCGCGGCCGGGAGATCGTGGTGACAGCGGCGGTCACCGGAGACCTGCAGGGGCGGGACCCCGTGCTCCGCTCTGGTGCCCGTCCCGGTGATCAGCTTGCCCACGCGGGGTCACTTGGTCTAGCTGCCGGCGGCCTCGCCGTCCTGGACAGCAACCTGAGCTACGCAGAAATGGACGAGACTCTTCTGGCCCTCGTCGCGGCCCAGTGCCGCCCGCGTCCGCCGCTGCAGCAAGGCCCCCGGGCAGCGGCAGCCGGCGCCACCGCCATGCTGGACATTTCCGACGGCCTGGTGCGGGACGCCGGGCGTATTGCGCACGCCTCGGCGGTGGGCATCGATCTCGACCCTGCAGTGCTTGCTCCCCGGGCTGGCTGCCTGGAGCGCGAAGCAGCACGGGTTGGTGCGGATCCTTTGGCCTGGGTGCTTGGCGGCGGCGAGGACCATGGATTGCTTGCCACTTTCCCGGCAGGCACCCTGTTGCCGGAGGGCTTCCAGTGGTTGGGAACCGTGCACGTGGGCGCGGGCGTCACCTACGGGGGAGAAGCTCCCCGGATCGAGGGCTGGGACCACTTCGCAGGCTAA
- a CDS encoding ATP-grasp fold amidoligase family protein yields the protein MASPATKTGKPTPSFHYEVTMQSRRAFIEPGATAWILDNKLTAYRFASDLGLDVPITRLVSVSHTDLELSRGTVVKPLAGIMSKGVYILGQETITDLPRNRSLPDIEALRESIAHDLSSGDVADDAWIEERLVFSDHDPSLPARDIKFYCFYGVVGLVLETVRSPEVRRCWYGSDGQVVRTGKYTDRLFAGNGIPDGYIELAKKISLSVPAPFLRIDFLASPDGPVLNEFTPKPGGASQFDARTDKRLGSLMVSAAGRLHTDLVNGQAYPEFSTARLSLRPAHAPA from the coding sequence ATGGCGTCTCCCGCGACGAAAACAGGCAAACCCACGCCGTCCTTCCACTATGAAGTGACCATGCAAAGCCGCCGTGCCTTTATCGAGCCCGGTGCGACAGCGTGGATATTGGACAACAAACTTACGGCCTACCGGTTCGCCTCGGATCTTGGCCTGGACGTGCCCATTACCCGACTGGTCTCGGTTTCCCACACCGATCTCGAACTCTCCCGGGGAACAGTGGTGAAACCGCTAGCCGGAATTATGTCCAAAGGCGTTTATATCCTTGGACAGGAGACGATTACCGACCTGCCGCGAAACCGTTCCTTGCCTGACATCGAAGCGCTCCGCGAGAGCATCGCGCACGATCTTTCATCGGGCGATGTGGCGGACGATGCTTGGATCGAAGAACGGTTGGTCTTCAGCGATCACGACCCCTCGCTGCCAGCCCGAGACATAAAGTTCTACTGCTTCTACGGCGTGGTCGGCCTGGTCTTGGAGACCGTGAGGTCACCTGAAGTCCGACGCTGCTGGTACGGATCAGACGGACAAGTGGTTCGAACAGGGAAATACACAGATCGCTTGTTTGCTGGGAACGGCATTCCCGACGGTTACATCGAGCTGGCTAAGAAAATCAGCCTCAGCGTTCCCGCTCCGTTCCTGCGCATCGATTTCCTAGCCTCTCCTGATGGCCCCGTCCTCAACGAGTTCACGCCGAAGCCAGGTGGAGCGTCACAGTTCGATGCCCGCACCGACAAACGACTGGGCAGCCTCATGGTTTCGGCTGCCGGACGCCTTCACACTGACCTCGTGAATGGACAGGCATATCCAGAGTTTTCTACCGCTCGTCTTTCGCTAAGGCCCGCCCATGCACCGGCTTAG
- a CDS encoding potassium channel family protein, with translation MKRLRLLWNIIRATGAERVFTGFLMVYAGAALLLPRFESEMENFGDALWFLFVSFTTIGFGDIVPLTMPGRLITVFVSLYGVLVVALGTGVIVGYYTEILRARANTSLDELLEELEQLPDLSREELFALAQRIRRRHMLR, from the coding sequence ATGAAAAGGCTGCGCTTGCTGTGGAATATCATCCGCGCCACTGGTGCGGAGCGGGTCTTCACCGGGTTCCTCATGGTCTATGCCGGCGCGGCCTTGCTGCTGCCGCGCTTTGAGTCGGAGATGGAGAACTTCGGTGATGCCCTGTGGTTCCTCTTCGTTTCCTTCACCACCATAGGCTTCGGCGACATTGTTCCCCTCACCATGCCGGGCAGGCTGATAACGGTCTTCGTTTCGCTGTACGGGGTCCTGGTGGTGGCGCTGGGAACCGGTGTGATTGTCGGCTATTACACGGAGATTCTCCGTGCCCGGGCGAACACAAGCCTGGATGAACTCCTCGAGGAGCTGGAGCAGTTGCCGGATTTGTCGCGGGAGGAGCTTTTTGCCCTCGCGCAGCGGATCCGCCGGAGGCATATGCTGCGCTAG
- a CDS encoding IclR family transcriptional regulator has protein sequence MDITGNPASGVGVIDKAALVLDALEAGPTTLAQLVTATGLARPTVHRLAVALAHHRLVGRDIQGRFVLGGRLVELASAAGEDRLIAAAGPVLLALRDATGESSQVFRRQGEWRVCVASAERPIGLRDTIPVGTQLSMKAGSAAQCLLAWEDHDRLFEGLHNARFTPTVLAGVRRRGWAQSLGEREPGVASVSAPVRGPSGRVIAAVSISGPIERLTRQPGRIHAEVVTRAAAQLTEVLRKSAD, from the coding sequence ATGGACATAACTGGAAACCCGGCCAGCGGCGTCGGAGTCATCGACAAGGCGGCGCTGGTGCTTGACGCACTGGAAGCCGGGCCAACCACCCTTGCACAGCTGGTGACCGCAACCGGGCTGGCCCGCCCCACCGTGCACCGCCTCGCCGTCGCGCTGGCGCACCACCGGCTGGTGGGCCGGGATATCCAGGGCCGTTTCGTTCTGGGCGGACGATTGGTGGAACTGGCGTCCGCTGCCGGCGAGGACCGGCTGATCGCCGCGGCCGGACCGGTGCTGCTGGCCCTGCGCGACGCCACCGGCGAAAGCTCGCAGGTGTTCCGCCGGCAGGGGGAATGGCGGGTGTGCGTTGCCTCCGCGGAACGCCCCATCGGCCTGCGGGACACCATTCCCGTGGGAACCCAGCTGTCCATGAAGGCCGGCTCCGCCGCTCAGTGCCTGCTGGCCTGGGAGGATCACGACCGGCTGTTTGAGGGCCTGCACAACGCCCGCTTCACCCCCACCGTCCTGGCCGGCGTGCGGCGGCGCGGGTGGGCGCAGAGCCTGGGCGAACGCGAGCCCGGCGTAGCCTCCGTTTCCGCCCCGGTGCGCGGCCCCTCCGGCCGGGTGATTGCCGCGGTTTCGATCTCCGGGCCGATTGAGCGGCTGACCCGCCAGCCCGGCCGCATCCATGCAGAAGTTGTCACCCGTGCGGCCGCCCAGTTGACCGAGGTCCTGCGGAAGAGCGCCGACTAG
- the leuC gene encoding 3-isopropylmalate dehydratase large subunit, producing MGEHAASRTLAEKVWDEHVVVKGEDGAPDLLYIDLHLVHEVTSPQAFEGLRLAGRKLRRPDLTIATEDHNTPTLEIHKPIADPVSRTQIETLRANCAEFGVRLHPLGDAEQGIVHVVGPQLGLTQPGLTVVCGDSHTSTHGAFGALAMGIGTSEVEHVMATQTLSLKPFRTMAITVEGTLRPGVTSKDIILAVIAKIGTGGGQGYVLEYRGSAIRSLSMEARMTICNMSIEAGARAGMVAPDETTFAYLKDKPHAPQGADWDAAVEHWKSLVTDDDAVFDAEVFLDANELEPFVTWGTNPGQGVSLSDSVPFPESFEDENAQAAAERALTYMDLAAGTPMKDIRVDTVFLGSCTNSRIEDLRIAADIIRGREKDPDIRMMVVPGSARVRLEAEAEGLDQVFKDFGAEWRFAGCSMCLGMNPDQLSPGERCASTSNRNFEGRQGKGGRTHLVSPVIAAATAVRGTLSSPSDLEPLDSVSGVPAASAVESAAASAKPAV from the coding sequence ATGGGTGAGCACGCAGCAAGCAGGACGCTTGCGGAGAAAGTGTGGGACGAGCACGTAGTGGTCAAGGGTGAAGACGGCGCACCGGACCTTCTCTACATCGACCTGCACCTTGTTCATGAGGTGACGTCTCCCCAGGCCTTCGAAGGGCTTCGCCTGGCGGGCCGGAAGCTGCGCCGTCCGGACCTGACCATCGCCACCGAAGACCACAACACCCCAACACTCGAGATCCACAAGCCCATTGCCGATCCGGTCAGCCGCACTCAGATTGAAACCCTGCGCGCCAACTGCGCGGAGTTCGGTGTCCGCCTGCATCCGCTCGGCGACGCCGAGCAGGGCATCGTGCACGTGGTCGGCCCGCAGCTGGGGCTGACCCAGCCGGGCCTGACGGTGGTCTGCGGCGACTCGCACACCTCCACCCACGGTGCGTTCGGCGCCCTGGCCATGGGCATCGGCACCTCCGAGGTGGAGCACGTCATGGCCACGCAGACGCTGTCGCTGAAGCCGTTCCGGACCATGGCCATCACCGTGGAGGGAACCCTGCGCCCCGGCGTGACGTCAAAGGACATCATCCTGGCCGTGATTGCCAAGATCGGCACCGGCGGCGGGCAGGGCTACGTCCTGGAGTACCGCGGTTCCGCCATCCGCTCCCTGTCCATGGAAGCGCGGATGACCATCTGCAACATGTCCATCGAGGCAGGTGCCCGTGCCGGGATGGTGGCTCCGGATGAGACCACGTTCGCCTACCTCAAGGACAAGCCCCACGCGCCGCAGGGCGCTGACTGGGACGCCGCCGTCGAGCACTGGAAGTCACTGGTAACGGACGACGACGCCGTGTTCGACGCCGAGGTGTTCCTCGATGCCAATGAGCTGGAGCCCTTTGTCACCTGGGGAACCAACCCGGGCCAGGGTGTTTCGCTGTCCGACTCCGTGCCGTTCCCGGAATCCTTCGAAGATGAAAACGCCCAGGCCGCCGCGGAGCGTGCGCTGACCTACATGGATCTGGCCGCGGGTACGCCCATGAAGGACATCCGTGTGGACACCGTGTTCCTGGGCTCGTGCACCAATAGCCGGATCGAGGACCTGCGCATCGCCGCGGACATCATCCGCGGCCGGGAGAAGGATCCGGACATCCGGATGATGGTCGTGCCGGGATCGGCCCGTGTCCGGCTGGAGGCCGAAGCCGAAGGGTTGGATCAGGTGTTCAAGGACTTCGGTGCGGAGTGGCGCTTCGCCGGCTGCTCCATGTGCCTGGGCATGAACCCGGACCAGCTGTCACCGGGGGAGCGCTGCGCGTCCACCTCCAACCGGAACTTCGAGGGGCGCCAGGGCAAGGGCGGGCGCACGCACCTTGTATCGCCCGTGATTGCCGCGGCCACCGCGGTCCGCGGAACCCTGAGTTCGCCCTCGGACCTTGAGCCGCTGGACAGCGTATCCGGTGTGCCCGCAGCATCCGCCGTGGAATCCGCCGCCGCATCAGCCAAGCCCGCCGTTTAG
- the leuD gene encoding 3-isopropylmalate dehydratase small subunit, with protein MEKITTHTGIGVPLRQSNVDTDQIIPAVYLKRITRTGFEDALFAGWRKDENFILNQEPYNAGSVLVAGPDFGTGSSREHAVWALKDYGFRAVLSSRFADIFRGNSGKQGLVAAQVAQDDIELIWKVLENAPGTEVTVDLESRTVICGTVTAPFTIDEYTRWRLLEGLDDISLTLRHESEITQFESLRPSFKPTTLPART; from the coding sequence ATGGAAAAGATCACCACGCACACCGGCATCGGCGTTCCGCTGCGCCAGAGCAATGTGGACACCGACCAGATCATCCCCGCCGTGTACCTCAAGCGGATCACCCGCACCGGATTCGAGGATGCCCTCTTTGCCGGCTGGCGCAAGGACGAGAACTTCATCCTGAATCAGGAACCCTATAACGCCGGATCCGTGCTGGTGGCCGGCCCGGACTTCGGCACGGGCTCCTCCCGGGAGCACGCAGTGTGGGCGCTGAAGGACTACGGCTTCCGTGCCGTTCTCTCCTCCCGTTTTGCCGACATTTTCCGGGGCAATTCCGGCAAGCAAGGGCTTGTCGCCGCGCAGGTCGCCCAGGATGACATTGAGCTGATCTGGAAAGTGCTCGAAAACGCTCCGGGCACCGAGGTCACCGTGGACCTGGAATCACGCACGGTCATTTGTGGAACTGTCACGGCGCCTTTCACCATTGACGAATACACGCGGTGGCGGCTGCTCGAGGGATTGGATGATATTTCGCTCACGCTGCGGCACGAGTCGGAAATCACTCAGTTTGAATCCCTGCGTCCCTCCTTCAAGCCAACTACGCTTCCAGCGCGCACCTAG
- the murA gene encoding UDP-N-acetylglucosamine 1-carboxyvinyltransferase: protein MGSVLTIRGGVPLTGKVPVRGAKNLVPKAMVAALLGNSPSLLRNVPEIKDVEVVTSLLKLHGVEVTKDPVTGDLTMDPQNAKTAASKDIDAHAGDSRIPILLCGPLMHSLGEAFIPDLGGCKIGDRPIDFHLQMLRNFGAVVEKRPGGISISAPKGLTGAKLELPYPSVGATEQVLLTAVKAVGITELRGAAVEPEILDLIAVLQKMGAIITVQTDRVIRIEGVSELTGYNHRALPDRNEAASWASAALVTKGDIYVEGASQQDLTAFLNTYRKIGGAFDVDDGGIRFYHPGGALNPLVLETDVHPGFMTDWQQPLVVALTQAQGVSIVHETVYENRFGFTDALIRMGANIQVHRECLGSVPCRFGQRNFLHSAVISGPAHLKGAEIDIPDLRGGFSHLIAALAAEGTSRVTGIELINRGYEHFLEKLEGLGADFDVTAVPAGTR from the coding sequence ATGGGTAGCGTTCTAACCATCCGTGGTGGAGTTCCTCTGACAGGAAAAGTCCCCGTCCGCGGAGCGAAGAACCTCGTTCCCAAAGCCATGGTCGCGGCACTGCTGGGCAATAGCCCGTCACTGCTCCGCAATGTCCCTGAAATCAAGGACGTTGAGGTTGTCACATCGCTGTTGAAGCTGCACGGCGTTGAAGTCACCAAGGATCCGGTAACCGGTGACCTGACCATGGATCCCCAGAACGCCAAGACCGCGGCGTCCAAGGATATTGACGCCCATGCGGGGGATTCCCGGATCCCCATCCTGCTGTGCGGCCCGCTGATGCACAGCCTTGGCGAAGCGTTCATTCCGGACCTCGGCGGCTGCAAAATCGGCGACCGGCCGATCGACTTCCACCTGCAGATGCTGCGCAACTTCGGCGCTGTCGTGGAAAAGCGTCCCGGCGGCATCTCCATCTCCGCCCCTAAGGGCCTCACCGGCGCCAAGCTGGAACTGCCGTACCCGAGCGTTGGCGCCACAGAGCAGGTGCTGCTGACCGCGGTCAAGGCCGTGGGCATCACGGAGCTGCGCGGCGCTGCCGTGGAGCCGGAGATCCTCGATCTCATTGCCGTACTCCAGAAAATGGGCGCCATCATCACGGTCCAGACGGACCGGGTCATCCGCATTGAGGGTGTCTCCGAGCTGACCGGATACAACCACCGTGCCCTGCCCGACCGCAACGAGGCCGCATCCTGGGCCTCCGCTGCGCTGGTCACCAAGGGCGACATTTATGTTGAAGGCGCCTCCCAGCAGGACCTCACGGCCTTCCTGAACACGTACCGGAAGATCGGCGGAGCGTTCGACGTCGACGACGGCGGCATCCGTTTCTACCACCCTGGCGGCGCGCTGAACCCGCTGGTGCTGGAAACCGATGTTCACCCCGGATTCATGACCGACTGGCAGCAGCCCCTGGTGGTTGCCCTCACCCAGGCCCAGGGCGTGTCCATTGTGCACGAAACCGTGTACGAGAACCGGTTTGGTTTCACCGATGCGCTCATCCGCATGGGTGCGAACATCCAGGTGCACCGCGAATGCCTCGGCAGCGTGCCGTGCCGGTTCGGCCAGCGGAACTTCCTGCATTCGGCGGTCATCTCCGGACCGGCGCATCTGAAGGGTGCCGAGATTGACATCCCGGACCTGCGCGGCGGCTTCAGCCACCTGATTGCGGCCCTGGCCGCCGAAGGAACCTCACGGGTGACGGGAATTGAACTGATCAACCGCGGTTATGAGCATTTCCTCGAAAAGCTCGAGGGCCTCGGCGCCGATTTTGACGTCACCGCCGTTCCTGCCGGAACGAGGTAA